One Streptococcus gallolyticus subsp. gallolyticus DSM 16831 DNA window includes the following coding sequences:
- a CDS encoding glycerophosphoryl diester phosphodiesterase membrane domain-containing protein, with product MRKDMVAVLKDLYRHKYTYILRATILQLLITTVGAYVLSLLIRVVLVGSDIPGMTTDNIFSFLTNPLTLSVLVIYLFLLAFLVYLEFSLLVEIIRHKEAKLRLTWTRLKEDAIYFFKAISGWHFLAFLAYLVLTIPFLNVMFSSALLENLYIPKFISGELLKTTNGKLLYYGLYLVLGYLNLRFLYTLPLTVTGKGERFGRNMATSWQLTRGKKIFKLFGLAIVLISVIAVVAVFSFLGISLAALVDGADKSFWVETLFLSFVWGVLFAGRLLFKLASISYLLQVTENSSSTLASANQGKRRHRLLALTGLILVIGGINYIYNVLKVSGEPVEHLEVIAHRGMVSQGVENSLEALEGAANAGADYAEMDIILSKDQQFIVSHDDNLKRLTGKDITISQSNAKDVIGLKTSQNGYQSQIVSFEDYVAKAKQLGIKLLVELKPTGNEPANYEQLFVDKMKELGVEKSYMTMSADLKTIETVEKLDPTIKTGYTISLQIGNFTSQKVDFYAIEDFSYNELLARTAHKNGKKIYVWTINSTDDIEKYIETSTDGIITDYPDLVSDIEVYLANDNSYLDYFLRLTNLSWIENL from the coding sequence ATGAGAAAAGATATGGTAGCTGTTTTAAAAGATTTGTATCGTCATAAATACACATACATTTTACGAGCAACGATTTTACAACTCCTAATCACGACAGTTGGGGCTTATGTCTTGTCACTGTTAATTAGGGTTGTTTTGGTTGGTTCTGATATTCCAGGAATGACAACTGATAATATCTTTTCTTTTTTAACCAATCCGTTAACATTAAGTGTTTTGGTGATTTATCTTTTTTTGCTAGCTTTTTTAGTTTACCTAGAATTTTCGCTTCTCGTTGAAATTATTCGGCATAAGGAAGCAAAACTACGGTTGACTTGGACGCGGTTAAAAGAAGATGCAATTTACTTTTTTAAAGCCATTTCAGGTTGGCATTTCTTGGCCTTTTTGGCTTATCTTGTTTTAACGATTCCGTTTTTGAATGTGATGTTTTCATCAGCTTTGTTAGAAAATCTCTATATTCCGAAATTTATCTCAGGTGAGCTTTTGAAAACGACGAATGGAAAACTACTCTATTATGGGCTTTACCTTGTTTTAGGCTACCTAAATCTTCGATTTTTATACACCTTGCCCTTGACGGTGACTGGAAAAGGTGAACGTTTTGGGCGTAATATGGCAACATCTTGGCAACTAACACGTGGTAAGAAAATTTTTAAATTATTTGGGCTTGCTATTGTTCTGATTAGTGTTATAGCTGTTGTTGCTGTGTTTAGTTTTCTTGGCATCAGTTTAGCGGCTTTGGTTGATGGCGCAGATAAATCGTTTTGGGTTGAAACTTTATTCTTATCCTTTGTTTGGGGAGTATTGTTTGCAGGGCGACTGCTGTTCAAATTAGCATCGATTTCCTACTTATTACAAGTGACAGAAAATAGCAGTAGCACTTTAGCATCTGCTAATCAAGGAAAAAGACGACATCGTTTGTTAGCTTTGACTGGACTTATTTTGGTCATTGGTGGTATTAATTATATATACAATGTTTTGAAAGTGTCTGGCGAACCTGTGGAGCACTTAGAAGTGATTGCACATAGGGGAATGGTTTCGCAAGGGGTTGAAAATTCTCTGGAAGCTTTGGAAGGTGCGGCGAATGCTGGCGCTGACTATGCTGAAATGGATATTATTTTATCAAAAGACCAGCAATTTATCGTTAGCCATGATGATAATCTCAAACGCTTAACGGGCAAGGATATCACGATTTCACAATCTAATGCCAAAGACGTTATTGGTTTGAAAACAAGTCAAAATGGATACCAATCGCAAATTGTTTCTTTCGAGGATTACGTCGCTAAGGCAAAGCAACTCGGTATTAAATTGTTAGTCGAGTTAAAACCAACAGGCAATGAACCTGCAAATTATGAACAATTGTTTGTTGATAAAATGAAAGAGCTGGGTGTTGAAAAATCTTATATGACCATGTCTGCGGACCTAAAGACAATTGAAACGGTTGAAAAACTTGACCCAACAATCAAAACAGGTTATACCATTTCTTTGCAAATTGGAAATTTCACCAGCCAGAAAGTGGATTTTTATGCGATTGAGGACTTCTCATATAATGAGCTCTTAGCACGTACAGCGCATAAAAATGGCAAGAAGATTTACGTCTGGACGATTAATTCAACTGATGATATTGAAAAATACATCGAAACCAGTACAGATGGGATTATTACCGATTATCCAGACTTGGTGAGTGATATTGAAGTATATTTAGCAAACGATAATAGCTATCTTGACTATTTTTTGCGTCTAACTAACCTTTCTTGGATTGAAAATTTGTAA
- a CDS encoding pyridoxal phosphate-dependent aminotransferase — protein sequence MKIFDKSSKLEHVSYDIRGPILDEATRMIANGEKILRLNTGNPAEFGFTAPDEVIRDLIANARNSEAYSDSKGIFSARKAIMQYCQLKGFPHVDIDDIYLGNGVSELISMSLQALLDDGDEVLVPMPDYPLWTACVSLAGGNAVHYLCDEKANWYPDIDDIKSKITSNTKAIVVINPNNPTGALYPDELLKEIVEIARQNDLIIFADEIYDRLVMDGKKHTAIASLAPDVFCVSMNGLSKSHRICGFRVGWMVLSGPKNNVKGYIEGLNMLANMRLCANVLGQHVVQTSLGGYQSVDELLIPGGRIYEQRNFIYKAVNEVPGLSAVKPDAGLYIFPKIDREMYQIDDDEQFCLELLKQEKVMLVPGKGFNWNEPDHFRIVYLPRVEELAEVQEKLTRVLNQYRR from the coding sequence ATGAAAATATTTGATAAATCTTCAAAGCTAGAACACGTTTCTTACGACATCCGTGGACCAATTCTTGACGAAGCCACTCGTATGATTGCTAATGGTGAAAAAATCTTGCGCCTTAATACTGGTAACCCAGCCGAATTTGGCTTTACAGCACCAGATGAAGTTATCCGAGATTTGATTGCCAATGCTCGTAATAGTGAAGCCTATTCAGATAGTAAAGGGATTTTTTCTGCGCGTAAGGCAATTATGCAATATTGTCAGCTAAAGGGATTCCCACATGTGGATATTGATGATATTTATCTAGGAAATGGTGTGTCTGAATTGATTTCAATGTCTCTTCAGGCGCTTCTTGATGATGGCGATGAAGTCTTGGTGCCAATGCCTGATTATCCATTGTGGACAGCTTGTGTTAGCTTGGCGGGCGGTAATGCTGTTCATTATCTTTGTGATGAAAAAGCTAACTGGTATCCTGATATTGATGATATCAAATCAAAAATCACTTCTAACACAAAAGCGATTGTTGTGATTAACCCTAATAACCCAACAGGCGCTTTATACCCTGATGAGCTTCTTAAAGAAATTGTTGAAATTGCTCGTCAAAATGATTTGATTATCTTTGCTGATGAAATCTATGATCGCTTGGTAATGGACGGCAAAAAACACACAGCAATTGCTAGCTTAGCACCAGATGTTTTCTGTGTGTCAATGAATGGTTTATCAAAATCTCACCGAATCTGCGGTTTCCGTGTTGGTTGGATGGTCTTATCAGGTCCTAAAAATAATGTTAAAGGCTACATTGAAGGACTTAATATGTTGGCAAATATGCGTCTTTGCGCCAATGTTTTAGGTCAACATGTTGTTCAAACATCACTTGGTGGCTACCAATCAGTTGATGAATTGTTGATTCCTGGTGGTCGAATCTATGAACAACGTAACTTCATCTACAAAGCTGTTAATGAAGTTCCAGGGCTTTCAGCTGTGAAACCAGACGCAGGACTTTACATTTTCCCTAAAATCGACCGTGAAATGTATCAGATTGATGATGACGAACAATTCTGTTTGGAATTATTGAAACAAGAAAAAGTCATGTTGGTTCCGGGTAAAGGATTCAACTGGAATGAGCCAGACCACTTCCGTATCGTTTATCTACCACGCGTGGAAGAATTGGCAGAAGTTCAAGAAAAATTAACACGAGTATTAAATCAATACCGACGCTAA
- a CDS encoding universal stress protein, translating to MSHHYERILIAIDGSYESELAFEKGVNIALRNNAELLLTHVIDTRALQSVATFDTYIYEKLEQEAKDVLNDYEQQAREKGLTKVKQVIEFGNPKTLLARDIPDKEKVDLIMVGATGLNTFERLLIGSSSEYIMRHAKVDLLVVRDSEKTF from the coding sequence ATGTCACATCATTATGAACGAATCCTAATTGCGATTGATGGTTCTTATGAATCAGAGTTGGCTTTTGAAAAAGGGGTAAATATTGCACTACGCAATAATGCTGAGTTGCTACTAACACACGTTATTGATACACGCGCACTTCAAAGTGTTGCTACTTTCGACACTTACATTTATGAAAAGCTCGAACAGGAAGCAAAAGATGTATTGAACGATTATGAGCAACAAGCACGCGAAAAAGGATTAACGAAAGTCAAACAAGTTATCGAATTTGGTAATCCTAAAACTCTCCTAGCACGAGATATTCCTGACAAAGAAAAAGTTGACTTGATTATGGTTGGGGCAACTGGTCTCAACACATTTGAACGACTTCTTATCGGTTCTTCATCAGAATACATCATGCGTCATGCAAAAGTCGATTTGCTAGTTGTTCGTGATAGCGAAAAGACTTTCTAA
- a CDS encoding asparaginase, giving the protein MKKILVLHTGGTISMHADEAGNVRPDTDNPMNHVGVNLENIQVTALDFFNVPSPHITPKHMLKLYQEIKKNADNYDGIVITHGTDTLEETAYFLDTMEIPNIPIVLTGAMRSSNELGSDGVYNYLSALRVASHDQAIGKGVLVVMNDEIHAAKYVTKTHTTNVSTFQTPIHGPLGLITKHDILFFRTTDPRVRFDLQDISGTVPIVKAYAGMGGDGIISFLNPSNVCGVVVEALGAGNVPPRAAQEIVDLIKQGVPVVLVSRCFNGIAEPVYAYEGGGVQLAKAGVMFVKELNAQKARLKLLIALNAGLKGQALKEYIEG; this is encoded by the coding sequence ATGAAAAAAATCCTTGTTCTGCATACTGGTGGTACCATTTCTATGCACGCTGATGAAGCAGGTAATGTCCGCCCAGATACTGATAATCCAATGAATCATGTTGGGGTTAATCTTGAAAACATTCAAGTGACGGCACTTGATTTTTTTAATGTTCCAAGCCCGCACATTACACCTAAACATATGCTAAAACTCTACCAAGAGATTAAGAAAAACGCTGATAATTATGACGGCATTGTCATCACTCATGGCACAGATACCCTAGAGGAAACGGCTTATTTTCTTGATACAATGGAAATTCCCAATATTCCTATTGTCCTAACGGGTGCTATGCGCTCATCAAACGAGCTTGGTAGTGACGGTGTTTATAATTATCTTAGTGCCCTTCGTGTGGCTAGTCATGACCAAGCTATCGGAAAAGGTGTTCTCGTTGTCATGAACGATGAGATTCACGCAGCCAAATACGTCACAAAAACGCATACTACTAACGTTTCAACCTTTCAAACACCAATCCACGGTCCACTTGGTCTGATTACAAAACATGACATTCTTTTCTTTAGAACGACCGACCCACGTGTCCGTTTTGATTTGCAGGATATTTCAGGAACGGTTCCTATTGTAAAAGCTTACGCTGGTATGGGAGGAGACGGCATTATCAGTTTCCTAAATCCTAGCAATGTCTGTGGCGTTGTTGTCGAAGCCCTTGGCGCTGGAAATGTGCCACCACGCGCAGCTCAAGAAATCGTTGATTTAATCAAACAAGGTGTACCTGTTGTTCTCGTTTCACGTTGTTTCAACGGAATCGCCGAGCCAGTTTATGCTTATGAAGGTGGCGGTGTCCAACTCGCCAAAGCTGGTGTCATGTTTGTCAAAGAACTCAACGCCCAAAAAGCACGCTTGAAATTGCTCATTGCCTTAAACGCTGGCTTAAAAGGACAAGCCCTCAAAGAATACATTGAAGGTTAA
- a CDS encoding HAD-IIB family hydrolase, translating to MAIKAVFFDIDGTLLNDRKNVQQSTQKAIKSLKKQGIFVGLATGRGPSFVQPYLENLGLDFAVTYNGQYIFTRDQVLYHNQLPVSTIYRIIRYASDRRREISLGTASGLVGSRIIDMGTSRFGQVVSTIVPKRWAKAVERSFKHLIRRFKPQNLNNLLTIMRQPIYQIVLVATEGETDKIQEAFPYIKITRSSPYSADLISKEQSKIKGIERVGEMFGFELAEVMAFGDSDNDIEMLSGVGIGVAMGNAKSSVKELAHYTTDSNNNDGISKALAHYGLIHFEVEESFESQDENFNKVKDFHHLMDGETCETPRLYGSEEATHRSDFKVEEIVEFLHAASKGNPEAFEKSISDLHAAIDKAVNKVRSKEHPETPLVGQVDALTDLLYLTYGSFVLMGVDPKPFFDTVHEANMGKIFPDGKAHFDPVTHKILKPDDWEERFAPEPAIKRELDRQIQKSLNRKKRNQASH from the coding sequence TTGGCGATAAAAGCAGTCTTTTTTGATATTGATGGAACTCTTTTAAATGACCGAAAAAATGTGCAACAATCAACACAAAAAGCCATTAAAAGTTTGAAAAAACAAGGAATTTTTGTTGGTCTGGCGACAGGGCGCGGACCGAGTTTTGTACAACCGTATCTTGAAAATCTTGGCTTGGATTTTGCGGTAACCTATAACGGGCAATATATTTTTACACGTGACCAAGTGCTTTATCATAATCAATTGCCTGTTTCAACCATTTATCGTATTATTCGTTATGCGAGTGATAGGCGCCGTGAAATTTCTCTGGGAACAGCATCTGGTTTAGTTGGTTCACGTATTATTGATATGGGAACTAGTCGTTTTGGACAAGTGGTTAGCACGATTGTCCCAAAACGTTGGGCAAAAGCAGTGGAGCGCAGTTTTAAGCATTTGATTCGTCGTTTCAAACCGCAAAATTTGAACAATCTGTTAACCATTATGCGTCAGCCAATTTACCAAATCGTTCTTGTTGCAACTGAAGGTGAGACTGATAAGATTCAGGAAGCTTTTCCTTATATCAAAATCACACGTAGTAGCCCTTATTCTGCGGACTTAATCTCAAAAGAACAATCAAAGATAAAAGGGATTGAGCGTGTGGGTGAGATGTTTGGCTTTGAATTAGCTGAAGTCATGGCATTTGGTGATTCTGATAATGATATTGAGATGTTATCAGGTGTCGGTATTGGTGTGGCTATGGGAAATGCCAAAAGCTCGGTCAAAGAACTCGCTCACTATACAACTGACAGCAATAACAATGATGGCATTTCAAAGGCTTTGGCTCATTACGGCTTAATTCATTTTGAAGTTGAAGAAAGTTTTGAAAGTCAAGACGAGAATTTCAATAAAGTTAAGGATTTTCATCATCTTATGGACGGTGAGACTTGCGAAACACCACGATTGTACGGCAGTGAAGAGGCAACACATCGTTCTGATTTTAAAGTGGAAGAAATTGTCGAATTTTTACATGCGGCAAGTAAGGGGAATCCAGAAGCGTTTGAAAAATCGATATCAGATTTGCATGCTGCCATTGATAAAGCAGTAAATAAAGTACGAAGTAAAGAACATCCAGAAACACCGCTGGTTGGTCAGGTAGATGCTTTGACGGACTTGTTATATTTGACCTATGGTTCATTTGTTTTGATGGGAGTTGACCCAAAACCATTTTTTGATACGGTTCATGAAGCCAATATGGGAAAAATCTTTCCTGACGGAAAAGCGCATTTTGATCCTGTAACACATAAAATTTTGAAACCGGATGACTGGGAAGAACGGTTTGCGCCTGAACCTGCTATCAAACGTGAACTTGACCGTCAAATTCAAAAATCATTAAATCGTAAAAAAAGAAACCAAGCTAGTCATTAA
- the acpS gene encoding holo-ACP synthase: MIIGHGIDLQEIDAIKRAYEKNNRFAKRVLTDKEFQCFSEQKSTKRQMEFLAGRWAAKEAFAKAMGTGIGTLGFKDIEILNNQLGAPVITRSPFSGKCFISLSHTGNLVQASVILEDNS, from the coding sequence ATGATTATTGGTCACGGCATTGATTTGCAGGAAATTGATGCAATCAAGCGAGCCTATGAGAAAAATAACAGATTTGCTAAGCGAGTGTTGACGGACAAAGAATTCCAATGCTTTTCGGAGCAAAAAAGCACGAAACGACAGATGGAGTTTTTGGCGGGACGCTGGGCGGCAAAAGAAGCCTTTGCAAAGGCAATGGGGACTGGAATTGGAACACTTGGTTTTAAGGATATTGAAATTTTAAACAACCAATTAGGTGCGCCTGTGATTACCCGGTCACCTTTCTCAGGGAAGTGCTTTATTTCACTTTCTCATACAGGAAACCTTGTTCAAGCTAGTGTTATTTTAGAAGATAATAGCTGA
- a CDS encoding helix-turn-helix domain-containing protein, with the protein MIRINLDVELAKRKMKSGELAERIGITNANLSILKTGKAKAVRLTTLNAICRELGCQPGDILEYIPD; encoded by the coding sequence ATGATTCGAATTAATCTTGATGTTGAGCTGGCAAAGCGGAAAATGAAATCTGGGGAATTGGCGGAACGTATTGGGATTACGAATGCTAATCTCTCTATTCTTAAAACAGGAAAGGCTAAAGCTGTTCGGTTAACGACTTTAAATGCCATTTGCCGTGAATTGGGTTGCCAGCCTGGGGACATTTTAGAATATATTCCTGATTAA
- the recG gene encoding ATP-dependent DNA helicase RecG encodes MNLQSSIVELKGIGAKSAEKFYKLDIYTIEDLLLYYPFRYEDFKSKRVSELADGEKAVITGTVVTPANVQYYGYKRNRLSFKIKQGEAVIAISFFNQPYLADKVELGSDIAIFGKWDALKSAVTGMKILAQVEDDMQPVYRVAQGISQNALVKAIKSAFEIGAQNWLPENLPQLLLDKYRLLGRAQATAAMHFPKDLAEYKQALRRIKFEELFYFQMNLQALKADNKSEANGLAIAYDEQKVADKIAALPFTLTGGQRRSLDDILVDMRSGGHMNRLLQGDVGSGKTVVASLAMYATYTAGFQSALMVPTEILAEQHFESLTQLFPALSIAILTSGMKTAAKQAALSAIADGSVDMIVGTHALIQDAVTYHRLGLVITDEQHRFGVNQRRVFREKGENPDVLMMTATPIPRTLAITAFGEMDVSIIDELPAGRKPIITRWVKHEQLEVVLDWVKKELQKGAQAYVISPLIEESESLDLKNAVALHEELSAYFADSATVALMHGRMKNDEKEAIMQDFKAQKSQVLVSTTVIEVGVNVPNATIMIIMDADRFGLSQLHQLRGRVGRGDKQSYAILVANPKTQTGKERMKIMTETTDGFVLAEADLKMRGSGEIFGTRQSGIPEFQVADIVEDYNILEEARRVASQIVSEKDWQNNPQWQIVSQNLKDKGTFD; translated from the coding sequence ATGAATTTACAATCATCAATTGTGGAATTAAAAGGAATAGGGGCTAAGTCGGCGGAAAAATTTTATAAGTTAGATATTTATACCATTGAAGATTTACTGCTGTACTATCCTTTTCGATATGAAGATTTTAAGAGCAAGCGTGTTTCAGAGCTTGCTGATGGAGAAAAAGCTGTCATTACGGGAACGGTTGTGACACCTGCAAATGTGCAATATTATGGTTATAAGCGTAATCGTCTGTCGTTTAAAATCAAGCAGGGCGAAGCGGTTATTGCGATTTCTTTTTTTAACCAGCCTTATTTAGCTGATAAAGTCGAGCTTGGCAGCGATATCGCGATTTTTGGAAAATGGGATGCCCTGAAATCAGCGGTGACTGGTATGAAAATTTTAGCGCAAGTTGAAGATGATATGCAGCCAGTTTACCGTGTTGCTCAAGGTATTTCACAAAATGCACTGGTCAAAGCTATCAAATCAGCTTTTGAAATTGGTGCTCAGAATTGGTTGCCTGAAAATTTACCGCAGCTACTTTTGGACAAGTATCGTTTGTTAGGGCGTGCTCAAGCAACGGCTGCTATGCACTTTCCGAAAGATTTAGCAGAGTATAAACAAGCACTTCGTCGGATAAAATTTGAAGAACTGTTCTATTTCCAAATGAATTTGCAAGCTTTAAAGGCAGACAATAAATCAGAAGCTAATGGTTTGGCGATTGCTTATGATGAGCAAAAAGTTGCTGATAAGATTGCAGCTCTGCCATTTACCTTAACGGGTGGTCAAAGGCGGAGTCTTGATGATATTTTGGTGGATATGCGTTCTGGTGGTCATATGAATCGTCTCTTGCAAGGAGATGTCGGATCTGGTAAGACGGTTGTGGCTAGTCTTGCCATGTATGCTACTTATACGGCAGGTTTTCAATCAGCTTTGATGGTGCCAACGGAAATTTTGGCGGAGCAGCATTTTGAAAGTTTGACCCAGCTTTTTCCAGCTTTGTCCATTGCAATTTTAACATCAGGGATGAAAACAGCAGCCAAACAAGCGGCACTTTCGGCGATTGCGGATGGTTCGGTAGATATGATTGTTGGTACGCATGCGCTGATTCAAGATGCGGTAACTTACCACCGCTTGGGGCTTGTCATTACTGATGAACAACACCGTTTTGGTGTCAATCAACGTCGTGTTTTCCGTGAAAAGGGCGAAAATCCAGATGTGCTCATGATGACCGCGACACCAATTCCACGGACACTTGCTATTACGGCATTTGGTGAAATGGACGTTTCGATTATTGATGAATTGCCTGCAGGACGCAAACCGATTATCACGCGTTGGGTTAAACATGAACAGTTGGAAGTTGTGCTTGATTGGGTCAAAAAAGAATTGCAAAAAGGGGCACAAGCCTATGTGATTTCACCTTTAATTGAAGAATCTGAATCACTTGATTTGAAAAATGCTGTTGCCTTGCACGAGGAATTGTCAGCCTATTTTGCGGATAGTGCAACCGTAGCGCTCATGCATGGTCGCATGAAAAATGACGAAAAAGAAGCTATCATGCAAGATTTCAAGGCACAAAAAAGTCAGGTTTTGGTATCGACAACTGTCATTGAAGTTGGTGTTAATGTCCCAAATGCGACCATTATGATTATTATGGATGCTGACCGATTTGGGCTTAGCCAGTTGCATCAGCTTCGTGGACGAGTTGGGCGTGGAGATAAACAATCTTATGCTATTTTAGTTGCCAATCCCAAAACACAAACAGGAAAAGAGCGCATGAAAATCATGACAGAAACAACGGATGGTTTTGTTTTAGCAGAAGCCGACCTTAAGATGCGTGGTTCAGGTGAGATTTTCGGCACACGCCAATCAGGAATTCCAGAATTCCAAGTGGCAGATATTGTCGAAGATTACAATATTCTCGAGGAAGCTAGACGCGTTGCAAGTCAGATTGTTTCCGAAAAAGATTGGCAAAACAATCCACAATGGCAAATTGTTAGCCAAAATCTCAAAGACAAAGGAACTTTTGATTAA
- a CDS encoding DUF2975 domain-containing protein yields the protein MKNDTKKFKWILNFVNFLYGVNILGMIALVLGGLVVFVLKDNSPFKVHEFGNGWSFTFISGSVAISSFLTMAYSMIMMILILGTIRKFLKNLINEQIFIKENVTLAKRASLFLLLASFDGGAEAVLAVNGSGFINLTFVFAALLIWVFAKLLEKAVVIAEENEFTI from the coding sequence ATGAAAAACGATACAAAAAAATTTAAATGGATTTTGAACTTTGTAAATTTCTTATATGGAGTGAATATCTTGGGAATGATAGCACTTGTTCTTGGTGGGCTTGTAGTTTTTGTGTTAAAAGATAACTCTCCATTTAAAGTGCATGAATTTGGTAATGGCTGGAGCTTTACATTTATAAGTGGCTCAGTTGCAATAAGTAGTTTCTTAACTATGGCTTACAGTATGATTATGATGATTTTAATCTTAGGAACAATTCGAAAATTTTTAAAGAATTTGATTAATGAGCAAATCTTTATTAAAGAAAATGTTACATTAGCTAAACGTGCGAGTCTATTCTTGCTATTAGCTTCTTTTGATGGTGGAGCTGAGGCAGTATTAGCGGTTAATGGTTCGGGATTTATCAATTTAACATTTGTTTTTGCGGCACTTTTGATTTGGGTTTTTGCTAAACTTCTTGAAAAAGCTGTTGTGATTGCTGAAGAAAATGAATTTACGATTTAA
- the alr gene encoding alanine racemase: MISSLHRPTKAVIDLDAICQNIDAVKANIPQDKKAFAVVKANAYGHGATNVAQAIHHLVDGFCVSNIDEALELREEGIEETILILGVIMPDEVALARDYHVTLTVASQEWLDLANEQGISLAGLDVHLKVDSGMGRIGVRSLDEAENVIANLKKAGANVAGIFTHFATADEADDTKFNEQLEFFTNLVNNLSDKPAIVHASNSATSIWHSETIFNLVRLGIVMYGLNPSGTELDLPYPLKPALSLESSLVHVKTIPAGATVGYGATYTAQKEEYIATVPIGYADGWTRDLQGFSVLVNGEFCEIVGRVSMDQITIRLPEKLPIGTKVTLIGQEGDKVISATDLAQKRGTINYEVLCLLSDRIPRVYSK, from the coding sequence ATGATTTCAAGTTTACACAGACCAACAAAGGCAGTCATTGATTTAGATGCCATTTGTCAAAATATTGATGCGGTTAAAGCCAATATACCACAAGATAAAAAAGCTTTTGCAGTTGTTAAAGCTAATGCTTATGGACATGGTGCCACAAACGTAGCGCAAGCTATTCATCATCTTGTGGATGGATTCTGTGTGTCAAATATTGATGAAGCTTTGGAATTACGTGAAGAGGGTATTGAGGAAACAATCCTTATTTTAGGTGTTATTATGCCTGATGAGGTGGCTTTGGCGCGTGATTACCATGTTACTTTGACAGTTGCTAGTCAAGAATGGCTTGATTTGGCAAATGAACAAGGTATTAGCTTAGCTGGTTTGGACGTTCACTTGAAAGTGGATTCTGGTATGGGGCGAATCGGTGTGCGCAGTCTTGATGAAGCAGAAAATGTGATTGCGAATTTGAAAAAAGCTGGCGCTAACGTTGCAGGTATCTTTACGCATTTTGCAACAGCAGACGAAGCTGACGATACGAAATTCAATGAACAGTTGGAATTCTTTACGAATTTGGTTAACAATTTGAGTGACAAGCCTGCCATTGTCCATGCTAGTAATTCAGCAACAAGTATTTGGCATAGTGAAACCATTTTTAACCTTGTTCGACTTGGGATTGTCATGTATGGATTGAATCCAAGTGGAACAGAGCTTGATTTGCCTTATCCGCTTAAACCAGCGCTTAGTTTGGAATCGTCATTGGTTCATGTTAAGACGATTCCTGCTGGTGCAACGGTTGGCTACGGTGCGACCTATACTGCTCAAAAAGAGGAATATATCGCGACTGTTCCAATTGGTTACGCAGACGGTTGGACACGTGATTTACAAGGTTTTTCAGTGCTTGTGAATGGTGAATTTTGTGAAATCGTTGGACGTGTGTCAATGGATCAAATTACCATTCGCTTGCCAGAAAAACTTCCAATCGGAACGAAAGTTACTTTGATTGGTCAAGAGGGCGATAAGGTTATTTCAGCGACAGATTTGGCTCAAAAACGTGGCACAATCAATTACGAAGTTCTTTGTCTATTGAGTGACCGTATTCCACGTGTTTATTCAAAATAA